A region from the Desulfovibrio sp. genome encodes:
- a CDS encoding ABC transporter ATP-binding protein, giving the protein MSDMVFSLRNIGKTRPGDEGFRLRIEQLDVPRGSLLALVGPSGCGKSTALDMLACALSPDMTPEGFALPHKPTGSGQGNLPHPASAAASFMFSPQAGISTDILAAWRSGGTDALALLRLHHLGYVLQTGGLLPFLSARENIVLRCKSLGILAKRQEAITTVVDRLGIGHLLGHYPATLSVGERQRVAIASALAHGPSVVLADEPTAALDPGHAANVLRLFAELARQLSITVVMVTHNLEQARQAGFVLAPVRVEQDKGGSASILHWTGRAA; this is encoded by the coding sequence ATGTCCGACATGGTTTTCAGCCTGCGTAATATTGGCAAAACCCGGCCCGGTGACGAGGGGTTTCGCCTGCGCATAGAGCAGCTTGACGTGCCGCGCGGCAGTCTGCTGGCTCTGGTTGGCCCCAGCGGTTGCGGCAAAAGCACCGCGCTGGATATGCTGGCCTGCGCCCTCAGCCCGGATATGACGCCCGAGGGCTTTGCCCTGCCGCACAAACCCACCGGATCAGGGCAAGGCAACCTGCCCCATCCTGCCAGTGCCGCAGCCAGTTTTATGTTCAGCCCGCAGGCCGGAATCTCTACGGATATTCTGGCCGCGTGGCGCAGTGGCGGCACCGATGCTCTGGCCCTGCTGCGCCTGCACCATCTTGGCTATGTGTTGCAAACAGGCGGGCTGCTGCCCTTCCTGAGCGCGCGGGAAAATATTGTGCTTCGCTGCAAGAGCCTCGGCATCCTTGCCAAGCGTCAGGAGGCCATCACAACCGTGGTTGATCGGCTTGGCATCGGGCACTTGCTGGGGCATTACCCGGCAACGCTCTCTGTGGGTGAACGCCAACGGGTCGCCATAGCCTCGGCGCTGGCGCACGGGCCATCTGTCGTGCTGGCGGACGAACCAACAGCCGCGCTTGATCCCGGCCATGCGGCCAACGTGCTGCGGCTTTTTGCGGAGCTTGCGCGCCAGTTGAGCATCACGGTGGTCATGGTCACGCACAACCTTGAGCAGGCGCGTCAGGCAGGCTTTGTGCTCGCGCCGGTACGCGTGGAGCAGGACAAGGGCGGCAGCGCGTCTATCCTCCACTGGACAGGGAGGGCGGCCTGA
- a CDS encoding NAD(P)-dependent oxidoreductase codes for MADKMRIGWIGTGVMGLSMAGHLQAAGWPLTVYNRTKAKTEPLLAKGAKWADTPRAVAEASDVVFTIVGYPHDVEEVTLGENGVLRGLAAGGIVCDMSTSSPVLAERIAAAAKKQGCESLDAPVTGGDVGARDAKLSIFVGGDNAAYERVLPCFNKMGTNILHCGGAGFGQKGKLANQAAIAGVMISTCESFLFAQEAGLDVAKWMELVVAGSGGSFAMNTLGRRMLKGDFAPGFFIDHFIKDLGLCLDECRRMKLVLPGITLADQLYRIMQAKGQGSKGTQALVECLAELSAKDWRACCK; via the coding sequence ATGGCTGACAAAATGCGTATTGGCTGGATTGGCACGGGTGTGATGGGCCTGTCGATGGCTGGACACCTTCAGGCAGCCGGCTGGCCGCTGACCGTATATAACCGCACCAAGGCCAAGACCGAACCCCTGCTCGCCAAGGGCGCCAAGTGGGCCGACACCCCCCGCGCCGTGGCCGAAGCCTCTGACGTGGTCTTTACCATTGTGGGCTATCCCCACGATGTGGAAGAAGTGACGCTGGGCGAAAACGGCGTGCTGCGCGGCCTGGCCGCTGGCGGCATTGTGTGCGACATGAGCACCTCCAGCCCCGTGCTGGCCGAGCGCATTGCCGCTGCCGCCAAAAAGCAGGGCTGCGAATCGCTGGACGCCCCTGTTACCGGCGGCGACGTGGGCGCGCGCGATGCCAAGCTCTCCATCTTTGTGGGCGGCGACAACGCGGCTTACGAGCGCGTACTGCCCTGCTTCAACAAGATGGGCACCAACATTCTGCACTGCGGCGGCGCTGGCTTTGGCCAGAAGGGCAAGCTTGCCAATCAGGCCGCCATTGCTGGCGTGATGATCAGCACCTGCGAATCCTTCCTTTTTGCGCAGGAAGCAGGCCTTGACGTTGCCAAGTGGATGGAGCTTGTGGTTGCGGGTTCCGGCGGCAGCTTTGCCATGAACACCCTTGGCCGCCGCATGCTCAAGGGCGACTTTGCCCCCGGCTTCTTTATCGACCACTTCATCAAGGATCTGGGCCTCTGCCTTGACGAATGCCGCCGCATGAAGCTTGTGCTGCCGGGCATCACCCTGGCTGACCAGCTTTACCGCATCATGCAGGCCAAGGGCCAGGGCAGCAAGGGCACACAGGCTCTTGTGGAATGCCTTGCCGAACTTTCGGCCAAGGATTGGCGCGCCTGCTGCAAATAG
- a CDS encoding FtsX-like permease family protein, protein MAANTWTTMLRLACKDYWHEFLLSACAVLGLAAVLTPLLVLYGVKFGVVQTLTERLRNDPRNLEISPVISGRYTPEYLAKLAAHPDVAFVLPRTRSIAATMDLNAGNGDARSVLVASLEPTAEGDPLLLRFGATVPSMPQSPDTEAIGVTLSSSAAEKLHLKQGDTLNGKVERRFQGKVQTARVALRVAAVLPLAAQQKDVAYVPLALMEATEDYRDGRAVPELGTQNGWTGEPRPQGERVYPGFRLYARSLDHVMPLREAFAAQKLDVYTHAEEIEQVTALARALNLIFALICAATAIGFLASTASSVLAGIKRKERILGLLRLHGFTTGKLMLFPLAQSLLTALTGTALASGVYGVAAFAINKLFSASVTGMEQVCLLLPEHFALAFAAVSGLALLAALAPALRAARVEPSEVIREI, encoded by the coding sequence ATGGCGGCGAATACTTGGACAACCATGCTGCGGCTGGCCTGCAAGGACTACTGGCACGAATTTTTGCTCTCGGCCTGCGCCGTGCTCGGGCTGGCAGCAGTGCTCACTCCTCTGCTGGTGCTCTACGGCGTAAAATTCGGCGTGGTGCAAACACTCACCGAGCGCCTGCGCAACGACCCCCGCAATCTTGAAATTTCGCCCGTCATAAGCGGCAGATACACGCCTGAATATCTTGCCAAACTGGCAGCCCATCCGGATGTGGCCTTTGTGCTGCCCCGCACGCGCTCCATTGCCGCCACCATGGATTTGAACGCGGGCAATGGCGATGCGCGCTCCGTGCTGGTGGCCTCGCTGGAGCCGACCGCAGAGGGCGACCCCCTGTTGCTGCGCTTTGGCGCTACGGTGCCAAGCATGCCGCAATCGCCAGACACCGAAGCCATTGGCGTAACTCTGTCTTCCTCTGCGGCGGAAAAGCTGCATCTCAAGCAGGGCGACACCCTTAATGGAAAGGTTGAACGGCGCTTTCAGGGCAAGGTGCAGACAGCCCGCGTGGCTCTGCGTGTGGCGGCAGTGCTGCCTCTGGCGGCCCAACAAAAAGATGTGGCCTACGTACCGCTGGCCCTCATGGAAGCCACGGAAGACTATCGCGATGGCCGCGCCGTGCCCGAACTGGGCACGCAGAACGGCTGGACAGGCGAACCCCGCCCGCAGGGCGAGCGCGTCTACCCCGGATTCCGCCTGTACGCCCGCAGCCTTGACCATGTAATGCCGCTGCGGGAGGCCTTTGCCGCCCAAAAGCTTGATGTGTACACCCATGCGGAAGAAATCGAGCAGGTTACGGCGCTTGCCCGCGCCCTCAACCTGATATTTGCCCTCATTTGCGCGGCAACGGCCATCGGCTTTCTGGCGTCCACCGCCAGCAGCGTGCTGGCTGGCATCAAGCGCAAGGAGCGCATCCTCGGCCTGCTGCGGCTTCACGGCTTCACCACGGGCAAACTGATGCTCTTTCCGCTGGCGCAATCCCTGCTGACCGCCCTTACGGGCACGGCCCTGGCTTCCGGCGTGTACGGGGTGGCTGCCTTTGCCATCAACAAGCTTTTCAGCGCCAGCGTTACCGGCATGGAGCAGGTCTGCCTTCTGCTGCCGGAGCATTTTGCGTTGGCCTTTGCCGCAGTTTCTGGCCTTGCCCTGCTGGCCGCCCTTGCCCCTGCCTTGCGGGCTGCCCGCGTTGAACCCTCGGAGGTTATCCGTGAAATCTGA
- a CDS encoding SUMF1/EgtB/PvdO family nonheme iron enzyme yields MKSDLRIRNLAPLQWGFAAAVCCALLLAPCASQSALAALARKADVSTADAYNPKPADNDIILPMPCGLSMVFKLVAVPAKGLLWDMPMRPGVDDSAHQDRAFYDRRYNTALSGAFTLEDLPAAWRKQAPQGQNYFYLVAKYEVSNLQWHAVMDNACPDTANPGAEAARPATDMSWYDAVDFTRRYTTWLLQNAPDSLPRFAGDQRNVGFVRLPTETEWEYAARGGQTAGSQLLLQEDFFALPTGESKADYAVYRPEQGARAEGMANIGSRKPNPLGIYDTAGNAAEMVLDAFRFSMAGRLHGSAGGFVRKGGSFLSGDAEILPGRREEMPFFLTDGPAHARDLGFRPVISGINTPGGGRPQELTAEWNKAGEKLAPLAQDGQTARNPLDELDRLLAAAPDEASRKNLQDLRNTIKENNVMLERQKQLEAQSLLRTGVYMIETLRNYSSRRNSLKTQIESMEREKASAKGAALEKLKQILDTANRGLVMLDTSIEKSLTFYRSKVEESALLAPEVLAAADASLAKDFSGNDPFNENMHRNLELYRLHVDAVRKNKTVSREAMQKAILERRFQ; encoded by the coding sequence GTGAAATCTGATCTGCGCATCCGCAATCTCGCGCCCTTGCAGTGGGGCTTTGCCGCCGCGGTGTGCTGCGCCCTGCTCCTTGCCCCCTGCGCCTCGCAATCCGCTCTGGCGGCTCTGGCCCGCAAGGCCGATGTGAGCACGGCTGACGCCTATAATCCCAAACCGGCGGATAACGACATCATCCTGCCCATGCCCTGCGGCCTGAGCATGGTTTTCAAGCTGGTGGCAGTGCCCGCCAAAGGTCTGCTGTGGGATATGCCCATGCGTCCCGGTGTGGACGACAGCGCCCATCAGGACAGAGCCTTCTACGACCGGCGCTACAATACCGCGCTTTCCGGCGCTTTTACGCTTGAAGACCTGCCCGCAGCGTGGCGCAAACAGGCTCCGCAGGGGCAGAACTACTTTTACCTTGTGGCAAAGTACGAAGTCAGCAACCTGCAATGGCATGCCGTGATGGACAATGCCTGCCCGGATACGGCAAATCCCGGCGCGGAAGCGGCCCGTCCCGCTACGGATATGAGCTGGTATGATGCCGTGGACTTTACCCGCCGTTACACCACATGGCTTTTGCAGAACGCGCCCGATTCGTTGCCGCGCTTTGCTGGCGACCAGCGCAACGTGGGCTTTGTGCGCCTGCCCACAGAAACGGAATGGGAATACGCCGCGCGCGGCGGGCAGACTGCTGGCAGCCAGCTGCTGTTGCAGGAGGATTTTTTTGCCCTGCCCACTGGGGAGAGCAAGGCCGACTACGCCGTTTACAGGCCGGAACAGGGCGCACGGGCCGAGGGCATGGCAAACATTGGCTCGCGCAAGCCCAATCCGCTTGGTATTTATGACACCGCCGGCAATGCTGCGGAAATGGTGCTGGATGCCTTTCGCTTTTCAATGGCTGGCCGTTTGCACGGCTCTGCTGGCGGTTTTGTGCGCAAGGGCGGCTCCTTCCTCTCCGGCGATGCGGAAATTCTGCCGGGCCGCAGGGAAGAAATGCCCTTCTTTCTCACAGACGGCCCCGCACACGCCCGCGATCTGGGCTTTCGCCCCGTAATATCAGGTATCAATACTCCCGGCGGCGGGCGTCCGCAGGAACTGACCGCCGAATGGAACAAGGCTGGCGAGAAACTGGCCCCGCTGGCGCAGGACGGTCAGACCGCCCGTAATCCCCTTGATGAACTCGACCGCCTGCTGGCTGCCGCGCCGGATGAGGCCTCCCGCAAGAATCTTCAGGATCTGCGCAATACCATCAAGGAAAACAATGTCATGCTGGAACGCCAGAAGCAGCTTGAAGCGCAATCGCTGCTGCGTACCGGCGTATATATGATCGAAACCCTAAGAAATTACTCCAGCAGACGTAACAGTTTGAAAACGCAAATTGAAAGTATGGAGCGTGAAAAGGCTTCCGCCAAGGGTGCGGCCCTTGAAAAGCTCAAGCAGATATTGGATACTGCCAACCGGGGCCTTGTGATGCTTGATACGAGCATTGAAAAGTCCCTCACCTTTTACCGCAGCAAGGTAGAAGAAAGCGCGTTGCTTGCTCCCGAAGTTCTTGCTGCCGCTGATGCATCCCTTGCAAAGGATTTCAGCGGCAATGACCCCTTCAATGAGAACATGCATCGAAACCTTGAACTGTATCGGCTCCACGTGGACGCGGTGCGCAAAAACAAAACCGTTTCGCGCGAGGCCATGCAGAAAGCAATCCTTGAACGCCGTTTTCAGTAG
- a CDS encoding vWA domain-containing protein, translating to MHCMPLFRRCCLVALLMLGLGVCLAGTVSTSSAAPLLQQGKKTLFQRVVSHPGAALLAEPKADGAVVRKSVVPFTVMYVYDRKDAYIQVGASTAQPEGWMEAAKATDWNQSLTLLFTPRTGRDPVLFFKTETGLNELCAAPDMEKRLDALEAQAASLRQSNQPAPETMPILASEPSDAQGAVSEKRFYLMPILDMKDPFDGVKFLRVASIDPGNGKNKDGKNGPPKTGIALVIDTTISMKPYIDQSLNVVRQIYDKIEKDHMTDNVGFAVVAFRSSTKATPGLEYTTEVVSDFATAKDRKSLEDKLSKVQEAKVSSHDFNEDSLAGVYKAVEGLNWGDYSSRLILLITDAGPLKSGDKFASVAMGPSEVNDFARQKGIWITALHLKSPGGNANHAYAEQSYRALSKLSGNRSNYLVVSAPTPAKGAEQFAAITKTLATGMLDMVKNTAEGKIMTKPKDEKPQTASAEDQAANLAATLGYAMQLEYLGKARENAAPSVVNSWIADMDLNQLAKSRQTPCVDVAVLLTKNQLNDLSAQLKAIIDNAERTKKTDARDFFQGVLSASTRMARDPNMPTQGKNLAELGVLSEFLDGLPYKSDVMLLREEDWYRMSVGEQTAFINRLKSRLARYEEYDRDRANWESFGQANPGDWVYRVPLSMLP from the coding sequence ATGCACTGCATGCCCCTGTTTCGCCGTTGCTGCCTTGTAGCCCTGCTGATGCTGGGCCTTGGCGTCTGCCTTGCTGGCACTGTTTCCACCTCTTCTGCCGCGCCCCTGTTGCAGCAGGGTAAAAAAACGCTGTTCCAGCGGGTGGTCAGCCATCCCGGCGCGGCTCTGCTGGCCGAGCCAAAGGCCGATGGCGCCGTGGTGCGCAAAAGCGTGGTGCCCTTTACGGTTATGTACGTCTATGACCGCAAGGATGCGTACATTCAGGTTGGTGCTTCCACCGCGCAGCCCGAGGGCTGGATGGAAGCCGCCAAGGCTACGGACTGGAACCAGTCGCTCACCCTGCTGTTCACGCCCCGCACCGGGCGCGATCCTGTGCTGTTTTTCAAGACGGAAACCGGCCTGAACGAACTGTGCGCCGCTCCAGACATGGAGAAAAGGCTCGATGCCCTTGAAGCGCAGGCAGCAAGCCTGCGGCAGAGCAACCAGCCCGCGCCGGAAACCATGCCCATCCTTGCCAGCGAGCCGTCGGACGCGCAGGGCGCAGTGTCTGAAAAACGCTTTTATCTCATGCCCATACTGGACATGAAAGACCCCTTTGACGGCGTAAAGTTCCTGCGGGTGGCCTCCATAGACCCCGGCAACGGCAAGAACAAGGACGGCAAGAACGGCCCGCCCAAGACCGGCATTGCCCTTGTCATCGACACCACCATTTCCATGAAGCCCTATATCGACCAGAGCCTGAACGTGGTTCGGCAGATATACGACAAGATTGAAAAAGATCACATGACAGACAATGTGGGCTTTGCCGTTGTGGCCTTTCGCAGCAGCACCAAGGCAACGCCCGGTCTGGAATACACCACCGAGGTTGTGAGCGATTTTGCCACGGCAAAAGACCGCAAAAGCCTTGAAGACAAGCTCTCAAAAGTGCAGGAAGCCAAGGTTTCCAGCCACGATTTCAACGAAGATTCGCTGGCCGGCGTGTACAAGGCCGTTGAAGGCCTGAACTGGGGCGACTATTCCTCGCGTCTTATCTTGCTGATCACTGATGCAGGCCCGCTCAAAAGCGGCGACAAGTTTGCCTCTGTGGCCATGGGCCCAAGCGAAGTCAACGACTTTGCCCGCCAAAAGGGCATCTGGATTACCGCCCTGCATCTCAAAAGCCCCGGCGGCAACGCCAACCACGCCTATGCGGAGCAGAGCTACCGCGCACTGAGCAAGCTTTCGGGCAACCGCTCCAACTATCTTGTTGTGTCCGCACCCACGCCCGCCAAGGGTGCGGAGCAGTTTGCCGCCATCACCAAGACCCTCGCCACCGGCATGCTCGATATGGTCAAGAACACCGCCGAAGGCAAGATCATGACCAAGCCCAAGGACGAGAAGCCGCAGACGGCTTCAGCGGAGGATCAGGCCGCCAATCTGGCCGCGACCCTCGGCTATGCCATGCAGCTTGAATACCTCGGCAAGGCGCGTGAAAATGCCGCGCCTTCCGTGGTAAATTCATGGATTGCAGACATGGATCTGAACCAGCTTGCCAAGAGCAGGCAGACCCCTTGCGTTGACGTGGCCGTGCTGCTGACCAAGAACCAGCTCAACGACCTGAGCGCCCAGCTCAAGGCCATCATCGACAATGCCGAGCGCACCAAGAAGACTGACGCGCGCGACTTTTTCCAGGGTGTGCTTTCTGCCTCCACCCGTATGGCCCGCGATCCCAACATGCCCACGCAGGGCAAGAATCTGGCCGAACTTGGCGTGCTTTCCGAATTTCTGGACGGTCTGCCCTACAAGAGCGACGTCATGCTGCTGCGCGAGGAAGACTGGTACCGCATGAGCGTGGGTGAGCAGACGGCCTTTATCAACCGCCTCAAATCCCGGCTTGCCCGCTATGAGGAATATGACCGCGACCGCGCCAACTGGGAAAGCTTCGGTCAGGCCAACCCCGGCGACTGGGTTTACCGTGTGCCGCTGAGCATGCTGCCCTAG